GGAGAAAGGAGATGCTTTGTGATGTGATTGTAAAATTGTGTGTAAAAGTCCACAGGGAAAACAAGTACACTTTTAAACACAGCTGAAACGAAATTCAGTTTTTTATGTTAAGATACATGGGATTAATATTGGgctgtttttgcttgtttgtggcCATTTTACAAGAGGTAGTTTTCATATTATGGATATCGTATGCATGAAAGGGGCTATCAGAGTAGTTGGTAACTGGAAGGTGTATATTTTATACTGAACAATGCATCTTAATTACTCCATAAATTTGTCAATTGATTTAAATAGACatcattttaatgtgcatttaaaaaaacaattaagctTCTTAAAAATGTTTCTGGGACATGTTTTGAAAGCAGCGTAGCAATACTGCACTGATGCCAACTAATTTTGCTTAGAAGCTGTACAGTCAGATGAGCTGTGTAAACATATTTCCTGTTTCCCCCCCCAGCATCCCAGAAATCTCTGTAGAGACTGATGGAGTTGTTTTTGGCTTCTTATATTGTAAGAGAAGTTGACAGTTAAACAGCTTGCCAGAAATAGCATCGGAAAAAGAATTGATAACAGTGTCAACCGTACTGCAAGAGAGGCACATTCTTGTTCTGAAAGGGAACCTGCTTACAGTGTTTTTCCTCCGTATCTGGTAGTtccttaaatccagtttttaattgtttgtttgttttagttttataGACCTTAGTGACAATGGGTTGTCTAAACTGATGGCCCATCAACGTCATACTCCTTGTTTCTTGTGAAGCTCTTCTAAACCTCAGAGGACCATAATGAGTGACAGCTGCAAAGACTGGTTTTTCTGGAGATAATCGTgggtggtttttttccctttctgtgtgTGCATTAAATATAATGCAATCAGGTGAATGTTCTTCGGCATGTTTTGACTGATTCCAATGCTCGTGGCAAGCCAGGACCTAGAGAGTAATACGACAGTCGCAAGACTGCCTTGGTTTTGAAGGAGTCCACCatgtaattaaattaaaacaatgcataTGGGGTCTGAAAGctacagtctccattaccctttgGAATCCCACTCTTGCAGATTGCTGCTCGTTTTTAGACGTAGTATCAGACCTAGCAATAAACCTCTCCCTCCAGTCTTGTAGCTCCTTACTCAGCAGCTAACACAGAAGCTTCAAGGGCACGGTAGCTAATTAAGTAGCTTTTATCATAGATTCCAAAGAAGTTATACATGCACAGAAAATCAGCTGCTCTGGGATGCAGGAATCGCGattgtgtatgtatctgtgtcaGCCCCAGGTTTAAATCCTAGGCCACATTCTCCCATCTCTTTGACTCTAAAGTTTCTTAGCCATTGCATGTCCTTACAACTCTCCATCTTTCATTCCCACCTCACCAGCTTTAGCCCTTACACCTTACGGCTGAGTACAGTTTTCTCTATTTGTGTTCAGGGAAATAtccacatttttttccagaactgaCAAAGGGATATAACGGGCTGGCCAGGTATTGTGAGAGCCCTGAGTCTTCCCCTCCCTCAAACACTCTGTGGGTGTTTGTTCTTCTGCACCCATGTGTGCCAAATCACGCATGCTAAGCTTCAAAGCAGGCAGAAGTAGGATCAGGGTCCATTTAACCAAcagattttaagaaagaaaacataatccTGTATTAATCACATATGCTCACTAGATCTGCCAAGTGGAGCTGTGGAGTCCTCACCCGGGTTCTGAGGCATTTCCTAAAGACAAAGTATTGCATCATTTAAAAAGCACAACCGAGGGAGAACTGAACGATTTCACAGTCCGAAAGCATTAAGAGATGCTGTTGGTTGAACAAATCACcattaaaattattcttttctcTCCAGTTAGTTTCCCTGATTAAGAAAAAGTGGGGGTTGATTATTTCATCTAGAAGTATTGCTTGATGAGAATCCAGCTCTCTTCTATCACGTTTCTTAGGTGAGAGAAAATAGTGCTTTTAATAGCTGTTTTTAGGAACTCCACCTCTCTTAAGAATCTTCTCACATTAGCTTCTCCTACTGTGAATCCCACTTACCATTCCTTTGAGCTTATTAATATAATTGTTCAGATATAATAGAGAAAGCTTGTTTATTTTCTGAACTGTAATAACCCCTGTGTCTTCCCCCTGACAAgccgtgtgtttgtgtgtgtgtgtgtgtgtgtgtgtgtgtgtagagagagattTAAAAACCTTATGGTAAAGCAGTATATTAAAATATCAGAAGGAGAGATGCAAATCTGTACATTgtataacattaaaaaagtagCTGAGAGTTTTTCTGGCTTACGATCCATTTCCAGCATAGCCTTTAGCTCCAAGGAAGTTTTCCATAATTTAATAAAGGAAAATACAGCTTTCAATGTATTCTTGTCCAAGAGTAGGAGGTAAGCTTCCCAAAGGAACTACAGGCAAGATGGAGGAGAAGCAGATTACAGATTATTCATGCTAGGCAGAATGGAAGGTAGAATTCTATAGTAATaagggacggaaggaaggaaggaaggaaggaaggaaggaaggaaggaaggaaggaaggaaggaaggaaggatcagagaaggaaggaaggatcagagaaggaaggaaggaaggaaggaaggatcagagaaggaaggaaggaaggttcttcTATCACCCAAGTTACCTTTGAAAAGAGAAGTATTGTCCAACTGAGagcaaacactttttaaaatatatgtagagCAGGGAACTAGCTAGGCAAGAAGTTGGGTCATTAAATGAAGAGAATTTGAGAGTAAAGATGTTACACAGAAGCTGCTCTAGAGAGGTTTTTCTCCTACTCCAATGGAGGCAGCAGGTGATTCCTCAGGGGTTAGCCCATGTTTTGCTAATACACGGTTATAGGGTTAGTGTTCAGCATTTGAAAAGACTTGTCAAGTAGAAGGTGATGGGAAATCGGTTTCTGAGTTTTGGAACTGCTGCCTGATTGGGAagatgagatgggcggctatagaaatcaaacaaacaaataaagaaagaaagatagtttTGGGGAACACTGAGAACTCAACCAAGATCATATACGTAAGAGGGTGTTTTCCCCCTTAACTGCCACCAGTATCTAAACTTCTTGAATTTTAATCGGCAAGTAAGAAGACACGCAAGCTTCCCTAGACAAGGAGATTTTGTTCACACTATGCAGGTGATGTTGTTATGAAATAGCCCGTGTGTCGCAAAACCACGCTCGTGTAACCTTGGAGGTGCTGGGCCGGCCAACCATCCTGACCCAGAGGCCAGCATCTTAGTGCAGGATCTCCCGGTGTTTTTTCCTCAGTTTGTCAAAGGGTGTTTAATTTGTGTTTGTGATAAAGCATCGAGGCACCATTATGGTAATATAATGAAGGTCTTCAGTATTCAAACTATTGAGGTGTATCGAGAAAATTACATACCTGAGGGCTTGTCAGTAGAAGTTGGAATGCTGGTAACTGGTGGCATGGTTGGGAGAGCTGGTGGTAGAAGCTTTAAGTTCTGGTCACTCTGAATTTCATTGGTCGCTATTTGGTTTGTGATTCGGTTGTACGTGGGCGGCTGGTAGATCCGGTCTGGTGGCAGCGGAGGCTGCAGGCCTGGTCTAACGGCTGGCGTTCGTTGACAGTGCTCTTCTAACTGTGCAATGATGACAGACTGATTGTTTGCAATGGATACCAAATGCTGGTATTTATGCTCCAGATCTTTGAATCTGTTTGCAAGCTGCAACATATCAGCCGTTTGATTCAGGATCCTGTTTTCCAGCTGGGAAAGTTCCAGCGCGTTGTCCCGTTTGCGGATGATTTCATGCAGCAGCTGCATGTACAACTGTGTGACTCGTGAGTTCATGTTGCGGCTCTCCTTTCGTAGGAGCTTCACCTCGTTAACAATTCCTCCGTCTACTTCCACCAGCTGCTGAAGGGTTTCTATTTGTCTCTTTTGCTTCAACAGCTCATTGCTGAGTAGCTCTACTTCTTGCTTATTTACCCTGTTTTCAAGCACAGTGTCGGGTTCTTTTGAATTAACACAAATGGCACCTGTTACTTTCTGCTGAGGTACAATAAAAGTATAAGTACATTTGTCCTGGGCATCACTGGAGCGTTTATATCTATTTCTGTAGATGAACTCTGGTGCCTCTCCCACAACGCCGCCTTCAAGATCTTCAGACTTCTGAGCGTCAATTCCCACAGCGGCCATCAGCAGCAAGCACAATGCTGCCTTCATTGTCCTTATGTCTGAATTGCCTTATCGGAATGCTTTGTATTACCTAGAGTAAACGTAAAACAAACGGAAGATAGTGAACATCAATACCCAGTAGTGCCAGAGCAAGCAAAAAGCGATGTTCTTCTGGTTGGTAAAAACGCCCGTGCGCCTGCATGTGTTTTAACATTAACTGATCTCTAGCAAA
Above is a window of Candoia aspera isolate rCanAsp1 chromosome 16, rCanAsp1.hap2, whole genome shotgun sequence DNA encoding:
- the ANGPTL2 gene encoding angiopoietin-related protein 2, whose translation is MKAALCLLLMAAVGIDAQKSEDLEGGVVGEAPEFIYRNRYKRSSDAQDKCTYTFIVPQQKVTGAICVNSKEPDTVLENRVNKQEVELLSNELLKQKRQIETLQQLVEVDGGIVNEVKLLRKESRNMNSRVTQLYMQLLHEIIRKRDNALELSQLENRILNQTADMLQLANRFKDLEHKYQHLVSIANNQSVIIAQLEEHCQRTPAVRPGLQPPLPPDRIYQPPTYNRITNQIATNEIQSDQNLKLLPPALPTMPPVTSIPTSTDKPSGPWRDCLQALEDGHGTSSIYLVKPENTNRLMQVWCDQRQDPGGWTVIQRRLDGSVNFFRNWEMYKQGFGNIDGEYWLGLENIYWLTNQGNYKLLITMEDWSGRTVFAEYASFRLEPESEFYKLRLGRYNGNAGDSFTWHNGKQFTTLDRDHDVYTGNCAHYQKGGWWYNACAHSNLNGVWYRGGHYRSRYQDGVYWAEFRGGSYSLKKVVMMIRPNPNTFH